A genomic segment from Triticum dicoccoides isolate Atlit2015 ecotype Zavitan chromosome 1A, WEW_v2.0, whole genome shotgun sequence encodes:
- the LOC119351197 gene encoding polygalacturonase ADPG1-like — translation MSSSFRRRALVVLAAVLILGLLLLLLVPAIAHADSIAAAAAGGRLAAGRHRKLLEPSPGPSPEPSPAPSPAPSPAPSPEPSQSGESAVAEVDVASYGAVGDGQHDDTPAFREAWAAVCSSPQPATLVVPREKTYLVKQTTFSGKCRSPVTFRLDGKLVAPASRSAWPEENMRWWIMFRNVDGLTVTGDGTIDGNGEAWWKTSCRVDKKLKCSNAPMALLLSRCNNLTVENIRLLNSQQIHMSVEDCQDVLLKGITITAPGDSPMNDGIHIARTKDIQVLDCDIKTGDDCMSIETGTENLYASRITCGPGHGISIGSLGDDNSEARVSNITIYKAHLSGTTNGARMKSWQGGKGYAKDVTFEDITMEEVHNPIIIDQNYCTSADPANPKPCKKQTSAVEFSNIRFKNIRGTSATKEAIKLDCSDTVPCRDILLQDVKLTFHDRGHKHRHASATSVCNNAKLTESGTNVDPKTC, via the exons ATGTCGTCGTCCTTCCGCCGCCGTGCGCTGGTAGTGCTGGCGGCAGTTCTCATCCTCGGGCTGCTATTGCTCCTCCTCGTGCCGGCCATTGCTCACGCAGacagcatcgccgccgccgccgccggcggtagAC TTGCTGCCGGGCGCCACCGCAAGCTACTCGAGCCTTCTCCCGGGCCTTCTCCCGAGCCTTCCCCGGCGCCCTCTCCCGCACCTTCTCCCGCGCCTTCTCCCGAGCCTTCTCAGAGTGGTGAAAGCGCCGTCGCCGAGGTCGACGTGGCGAGCTACGGAGCCGTCGGCGACGGCCAACACGACGACACGCCGGCGTTCCGGGAAGCATGGGCCGCGGTTTGCTCCTCGCCTCAGCCGGCCACCCTCGTGGTCCCCAGGGAGAAGACATACCTCGTGAAGCAGACCACCTTCTCGGGCAAGTGCAGGTCCCCGGTCACCTTCAGGCTGGACGGCAAGCTGGTGGCGCCCGCCAGCCGGTCGGCATGGCCCGAGGAGAACATGAGGTGGTGGATCATGTTCCGCAACGTCGACGGGCTCACCGTGACCGGCGACGGGACCATCGACGGCAACGGCGAGGCGTGGTGGAAGACCTCTTGccgggtggacaagaagctcaagtgcAGCAACGCCCCGATGGCGCTGCTGCTCAGCAGGTGTAACAACCTCACGGTGGAGAACATCCGGCTCCTCAACAGCCAGCAGATCCACATGTCGGTCGAGGACTGCCAGGACGTGCTCCTCAAGGGCATCACCATCACCGCCCCCGGCGACAGCCCCATGAACGACGGGATCCACATTGCTCGCACCAAGGACATCCAGGTCCTGGATTGCGACATTAAAACAGGGGACGACTGCATGTCCATCGAGACCGGAACCGAAAACCTCTACGCTTCGAGGATAACCTGTGGCCCGGGACACGGGATCAGCATCGGGAGCTTAGGCGACGACAACTCGGAGGCCCGAGTCTCCAACATAACAATCTACAAGGCGCACCTCTCCGGCACGACCAACGGCGCGCGCATGAAGTCGTGGCAGGGAGGAAAAGGGTACGCCAAGGACGTCACCTTcgaggacataaccatggaggaGGTCCATAACCCCATAATCATCGACCAGAACTACTGCACATCGGCGGATCCCGCCAACCCTAAGCCGTGCAAGAAACAAACTTCGGCGGTGGAGTTCAGCAACATTCGGTTCAAGAACATACGGGGCACCAGCGCGACGAAAGAAGCTATCAAGCTGGACTGCAGCGACACCGTCCCATGCCGCGATATATTGTTGCAAGACGTGAAGCTTACATTTCATGACCGTGGGCACAAGCACAGGCACGCTTCCGCGACAAGTGTATGCAACAACGCCAAGCTAACCGAATCTGGCACCAATGTAGATCCCAAGACCTGCtga
- the LOC119362728 gene encoding uncharacterized protein LOC119362728 isoform X2, translating into MVSSWTHDGTSALPKRVVHHLTPKDAVEHHLQQLVVAAAATVLLARGLHERLLEEQPLRQVASGWTWWPGCASMDDDSLRATLTVVLVVPDADDFTTPLAICKDAFSQHGDVTQGVLELTNCILTGIDALFLFHVHIILDCCLF; encoded by the exons ATGGTGAGCAGCTGGACCCACGACGGCACCTCCGCCCTGCCCAAGCGCGTCGTACACCACCTGACGCCGAAGGATGCGGTCGAACACCACCTGCAGCAGCTTGTCGTCGCCGCGGCCGCCACCGTCCTCCTCGCGCGCGGCCTCCATGAGCGACTCCTTGAGGAGCAGCCGTTGCGTCAGGTGGCGAGTGGATGGACGTGGTGGCCCGGCTGTGCGTCCATGGATGATGACTCCTTGAG GGCGACGCTGACGGTGGTGCTTGTGGTGCCCGACGCTGACGATTTTACTACTCCTCTTGCAATA TGCAAGGACGCGTTCTCTCAGCACGGCGATGTTACCCAAG GAGTACTGGAGCTCACCAACTGCATCTTGACCGGGATCgatgccctcttcctcttccatgttcATATCATCTTGGA TTGCTGCCTGTTCTGA
- the LOC119362728 gene encoding uncharacterized protein LOC119362728 isoform X1, with amino-acid sequence MVSSWTHDGTSALPKRVVHHLTPKDAVEHHLQQLVVAAAATVLLARGLHERLLEEQPLRQVASGWTWWPGCASMDDDSLRATLTVVLVVPDADDFTTPLAIGSWHRRCSIGEERWRLMQTLCAVLTECTPSVPNYSSTSNLERREYMLGAIHVNIEQIEITADLWLRMPGVQCKDNMFDA; translated from the exons ATGGTGAGCAGCTGGACCCACGACGGCACCTCCGCCCTGCCCAAGCGCGTCGTACACCACCTGACGCCGAAGGATGCGGTCGAACACCACCTGCAGCAGCTTGTCGTCGCCGCGGCCGCCACCGTCCTCCTCGCGCGCGGCCTCCATGAGCGACTCCTTGAGGAGCAGCCGTTGCGTCAGGTGGCGAGTGGATGGACGTGGTGGCCCGGCTGTGCGTCCATGGATGATGACTCCTTGAG GGCGACGCTGACGGTGGTGCTTGTGGTGCCCGACGCTGACGATTTTACTACTCCTCTTGCAATA GGTTCGTGGCATAGGCGATgctcaattggggaagaaaggtggCGCCTCATGCAAACACTTTGTGCAGTTTTAActgaatgtactccctccgttccaaattactcgtcgacgAGTaatctggaacggagggagtatatgttaggAGCAATCCATGTGAACATTGAACAAATCGAGATTACTGCTGACTTATGGTTGAGGATGCCTGGTGTTCAGTGCAAGGACAATATGTTTGATGCCTGA
- the LOC119362749 gene encoding subtilisin-chymotrypsin inhibitor CI-1C-like: MESAGATTSVGAEKNSWPEVVGLSSEEAKKKITEHKPDAGAEKNSWPEVVGLSSEEAKKKITEHKPDAGAEKNYVHVVPPDAFCHHGLQHRPSQGVRRLQRQGHESSQDWLS; this comes from the coding sequence ATGGAATCAGCGGGGGCGACCACCAGCGTCGGCGCCGAGAAGAATTCATGGCCGGAGGTGGTCGGCCTGTCTTCGGAGGAGGCCAAGAAGAAGATCACAGAGCACAAGCCCGACGCCGGCGCCGAGAAGAATTCATGGCCGGAGGTGGTCGGCCTGTCTTCGGAGGAGGCCAAGAAGAAGATCACAGAGCACAAGCCCGACGCCGGCGCCGAGAAGAATTACGTCCACGTCGTTCCGCCCGACGCCTTCTGTCACCATGGATTACAACACCGGCCGAGTCAAGGTGTTCGTCGACTCCAGCGACAAGGTCACGAAAGCTCCCAGGATTGGCTTAGCTAG
- the LOC119351213 gene encoding uncharacterized protein LOC119351213 has translation MDVEKKGGRNYLTWTDEMDEAMLNVFVEHYNRGDRAQNGWKPHVYTAVVKNVRAKCNVDITKENVISRCKTIDRHYVNVSKMLSTSGFGWDWIHNKLMVDSEDVWSNYVKANKDAACYRHKVIKFWDSISLVFSKDHAT, from the exons atggatgtggagaagaaaggAGGTAGAAACTACCTTACCTGGACGGATGAAATGGATGAAGCAATGCTGAATGTGTTCGTGGAGCATTACAATAGAGGGGATCgtgctcaaaatgggtggaagccacatgtttacactgcagttgtcAAGAATGTTCGAGCCAAGTGCAATGTGGATATCACAAAGGAGAATGTCATATCAAGGTGCAAGACTATTGATAGACACTATGTCAATGTCAGCAAGATGTTGTCAACGAGTGGTTTTGGGTGGGATTGGATCCATAACAAGCTTATGGTTGATAGTGAGGACGTGTGGAGCAACTATGTCAAG GCAAACAAAGATGCCGCATGCTACAGGCACAAGGTCATAAAGTTTTGGGACTCTATCAGCCTTGTCTTCTCGAAGGATCATGCCACC